The Triticum aestivum cultivar Chinese Spring chromosome 3A, IWGSC CS RefSeq v2.1, whole genome shotgun sequence genome includes a region encoding these proteins:
- the LOC123059703 gene encoding glycine-rich protein 5, whose protein sequence is MSKWWCIASLVLCLAVVAAGRGMPAGDDCDIVVNAAGRNNQDGDGFDEAKTAFAGSTGGDGGLFGGAINGGPLGGGIAGFGPHGGFGAGAGPFGGFGGGFGAGSGGGGGGGGGGVIP, encoded by the coding sequence ATGAGCAAGTGGTGGTGCATCGCCTCCCTCGTACTGTGCCTCGCCGTGGTGGCGGCGGGCAGGGGTATGCCTGCCGGCGACGACTGCGATATTGTCGTTAATGCGGCCGGTCGTAACAATCAAGACGGTGATGGTTTCGATGAAGCCAAGACTGCCTTTGCTGGGAGCACTGGTGGTGACGGCGGGCTCTTCGGTGGTGCCATCAACGGTGGCCCGCTCGGCGGGGGCATCGCCGGCTTTGGCCCTCACGGCGGGTTTGGGGCTGGCGCCGGGCCGTTCGGTGGTTTcggcggcggcttcggcgctggtagcggaggtggaggagggggaggcggaggcggcgtgaTACCTTGA